AGATATGATGTTCATGGAAAGGCGACTTACGATTCTCAGCAACAAATCGATACTCTTCAATGCCAGTTGTGCGTAGTCGTGCTCGGATAATATCACCTACATCTCtgtaagaaaaaaaatacacGAAGCGGCGGAGAACTCACGATCGGTTGGAACGTAATCAGGAGTGATGATTCTTGCGATATCGTCCATGAAACTGTGTGTAACGTAATGGGCATGAGAGATTTTTGCGAAACAAGGGCACTCACAATCCTGGTTGGTCACGGAAAAGTGGGCGCCTTCTGTGTAAAATTTCCTGCGTCTCTGGGTTCTGCCATAATGAGATTATATCATCCCGTTGGCCCAGGAGCACCGAGGATGGGTCGTTTTCTTGTCCCAACAAAGCTTGAGATCGCCTTCGCGTAGAGTGATGGTCACCTGAAGCAAAGGGATCCCGTCTAGCTTTGAGCAACGCTTTCCATCCATTCCCCGCGCGCACCGACATGTCCCGTGAGTCAGTGGATTCGGGAGATAAAATTTTCAAGAGATTTGTCTCAATGAAAAAAAGGGGAGAAAGACCGAGGGTCATTCTTCTGAGAGTCCGCAAAGGTGAATTAGGCGAAATGTCAATAGGTGTCGTCACCTGGCCATTGGGTTCGTACTCTTCCCGCAGAGCTTCAAGAATGGTTTTTATCGAGCTGATTCTCAAGTTTACTGGAATGTTATCAACACTACGGTAGCAGCTGACTCACCCAATAATATTAAGTTGAATAACAATTTTCCAAATGGGTCGTTCACTTTCAAAATGCCTTGGAGCAAAAGCCAATTGAAAATCTGAGGATAGGAGATGGAAATAAGCGATATCGAATCGATGTCATGTTAATAGATTGCACTGACTCTTCAAGACGGAACTCTGTTCGTCGATAAATCATTCATTAGCCATTAATTGGAATTATGTAGTAAATACGGACCTTTCCAGACTCCGATTGACCTGTTGACTATCAGGACATGAATGGACCACCTGAAAGCATGATCGCGCACCTAGTAGCAATATTTTAACACCTTTCCTTCGTCTTTCCATGTCCCTTTTACTCTCCTGCAGCATGATGTCTATCCCTCTAGAAACATTAATGGCATCTTGCATAGCTTGAAGCCGTAGCcttgcttcttcttcagttTCCGAGTCGGTAGCGCCAGACCATCGTGCAACTGAATATGGGTTTAAGGGAGGGAATGTAGGACTAGGACTGGATTTCTCCTTTGACCGTTTCATAGCGGGAAACGAGATGCGGAGACCTCAACTAGAGAAGAGGCCTGTATAATGCGATGTGTTATTTGTAGAAAGGGAAAGACACTCGACATGTAATGGCACGAACCTCAGGATATATGTGCAATGTACATGATCCAAATGGACAAAAATCCGGTCGCGACGTGCCACTCTCCAAAAATGTTAAAGGTTCCGAGAACCGGCCCCACATCATCGGTTCCTCTCGGCCATCTGAACTTACGGAAACAAGTGTCGCATGGTGTTCAAATTTTAAATTTGGTCCGTCCCATCAGTGGACCCCCTTTTACATCGGGACGTCTTCATCAGGACCAAATCAAAGACCCGGAAGCGGCTACTTGTTGACCTTAACTTGACTAGCCAGAGTTCACAAGGGACGTGCATTAGTGTACGTGGATGATCTGATACGACCGTACAGCAAACACACTTCATACCTGGTATGAAGAAGCGGAGCAATAGGAACATGGATATCACCTTTCACTAATTGCAAGCTACTTGGGTCTAACGTCTGCATGTTAGTGCGTCTTCACCAGATGACAGAAACCCTACAATTACGATGTTGAACGCAAAAGTTGAACAAACGGCCATTTATCAGGTCAAAGACTAGTCTCATTCCTACCTCGTCCCTGAACGGCGTTCTCAGCAATATCCTGTTGGCTCGTTCGACAGGCAATCACCGCAGCGTTCCGTAAGGGCTCTGCCTGTTATTACCAACAATTAAAGAGCACATATTGAAAATCTGATTTATTCGCTTTCATGGGGCTTACAATGCGTAGTTTGGTTAATAACCTTACAAACTACTGTTGTCTTGGCCGACTGATCCGCCCTTCAAGCATTTATGGATGTAGGTCCGCGTAGCAAGGACTGTGGGAGCATCATTCCGATCTACAAGAGATTAATCATTAAGAACCTAAACGCCTAAGGGCCTAACGAGGACTCACTACATAGTTGGGCATGTCGACCTAAATTGAAGGAGGACCATCAATGCAGCTGTTTCTCATGATAGAAAGACCAGGAAACTCACAACTTCATGCATTCTCAGATCCCCGGCAACACTGCACAACATGTACGCTGCCACACGGTCCATCTGAAACTCTGCCTCAAGAACGTTAATCATATTACGAACGGCTGATCGCGTCGCTTCCCGAATGTCAGAGTCTATCCCTGTTGTGCCATAGTGTTCCTCATTGTTGACATTTGGCCGAACGGTGTGGAAATGAGGCGTCTTCGTGAACGGGCGATCTTTGCGCACAGTCAAGCGCACAGTCACCTCCATAGGAGTTTCTATCGCAGTCCCTTAAACAGATTAAATATGTTCAGAAAAAGTTAAATCAGCTTTAAGACCAAAAACTTACCACAAACCTCTAAGATTAGACGGTAGAAAACGTTATAAATTTTTTCAATTGTATTCGTCTTAGAATAGCCCACCTCCGTCCCCTTGAGCAGCATGCCCATCCTAGACATATATACGATTTAGTGAATTAAAACTTTAGTCACACTAATTGTACTCACGCCAATAGAGAATAATGCGCCTTCGACCTCGATTGGCAGGTATAACGTGGAGCCGACACCAAGTTGCCTGGTGTCAAGGTTACCCCCTGTATTGTACGGCGGGATCGTTGAAAATGCGCCGTTCTTTCCTGGTGCGACACCCATCTCACCAGGGAACGGACGAAGCGGAATCTTTATCCCACGCTCTTTATCAAACCACGCAAATCCAGCCTCCTTGTCCAGTGCCCAAATCTTTAATGCAGGTTCAGGAAATTCGTCACTCAACAGGCCAAACCCTGGAATCAAGCCTGTCCACCCCCAGTCGGCTGTCTCCACCGATATGACATCGACTTGCAAGGTGTCTCCTGGCAAGGCACCGTTGACATAAACAGGTCCACTGACTTGATCCAATTGTCCGAATACAAGTGACGATAATGTCGCCACTGTCGATTCTTTCGTGATCTGTCCGTTTGACGCATCTAAACACGAAAATGAAACAGTGTCTCCGGATTCAATTCTTATTACTGGAGGGATGCTTCAACGATGTCAGGTTACGAGAGTCACATTGCCTGGAGCTCTGTTACAAATTAGCTGACCTATTGTCCCAGGCCAAATGGGTATGAGATCGATTGACACTGTGGATTGAGGACATGCCGGAGTAACTTCAAAGTTGGGGGTACAGAAAAACGATCCGAACACGGGCGtttgagaatgagaatgctTTATATCTTATATTACCACCCGCAGTATATGTATCCTTATGGGATGATCTTCTGAATTTCAATAAGAGATAGATGACCAATCGATACATTCTCTTGACTTTGAGCCGGATTTCCTGATATCAGAAAGATGGCGCATCGTGGGCCGCCCGTGAGGACAGTTCCAAGGTTGGTCCATGGTTCCCATATGTCGTATCACCTGATAAGATTAAGAACAAAGAATAGAGCCTCCAATAAGACAGAAACTCACGCTCGTCATTTGATGATGGTTCAAAGGCATTCCAACCATAACACTCTTTCGACAAGCTCTCGAAGCAAACATGGCACGAGCTTTTGAACACCGGACCATCTGCCCTGTGGGTCGATCGCGCATCAAATGAATCACTTCTTCCAAGTCTGTTTCAAAGACAAAAAGtctgtcaaaaaatatatagGCATTTGACATATGTGACCAGTGTGTACCTTTCATGTCAAATACCGTGCTCTTGCTGACTGGTTGAGCAACAAGCTTCAAACGACTGCCTTGGCCCACGGGGTTATCCTCTTCGACATCGACCTCGAAACCATTCTGTCGAAGAACCTCGATGTTATCTAAAGCCAGTATTTCATCGGAAGCTGTGAGCTCCAACGGCCTTGGCCTGTCATACAAATTAGTAAATTTGGGAATATGCGTGATCACACGGAAATACAGTTAACCTTAGAAGTTTTTGTGATTGAATCTTTGTCGTAGATTGCAGATCTTCAAAATTGAATTTTTCATCGGCAGCATGTTGGTCAACAATGAACAGATCGTCCAACATAGTCTCCGTCTGATCAGCGGTTTGCTGAGACCCGCCACTCATGGTTGACTGTTTTTGTCTTCGAACGATGATAAAGCCAAGGTTAAACTGGCCGATGATGTCCATAGTCGCGAAATCCTGCTTCTCGATCACCCGAGCAAGCGCGTCCGCTGCTttcgcgtcgtcgtcggtaTTCGTGATTCCGGCATCGGCGGGGACGCTAGTGGGCACAGCTTCATTTCCAACGTCATTCGAGGGTGTTTCTTCAGGCTGATCTAGCTCAAGCTTACGAGACCACACTCGTTTGATCTTGTCAACGTTAATCTTCATGTATATATCGCGCCCGTAATTTTCGGTTTTGATAACTTCAGGATGTGGCGGCATATCTTTGGTCGAAATATTCGATGGCGTGCTTGAAGTGGTTTGAAGAACTTGAGTAAGGACAGACATCGAGTTCTCATCGTCGTGGGCATCCTCATCTGCATGTTCGTCTTCCTCTCCGTCGATCGTGAGGTCGATCAGTTGGTTATCAGCGGCAACCCtatttgaagaaactttTCCTTTTAAAACCGGATTGGCGGTGCCAATGTGTATAGCCATATGCGAAACGCCCTCTTCACTGTTGTGGTCATCGTTCTCTAACTCGTCAATTTCGTCCACTGATTTCGAAGATTCATCATTTTCATCGATTTGTTCaacctcgtcctcgtcctcctgTCTCTCTGCTTCCTCGTCTATTTCTTCAGGTGATGGCGCGGTAGCGACTTGAGACGCCGATGAGGATATTCGGCTTCCTGTCCGAGCAAATCCAGCCAGCTGACTGAGCAACATCTGACTAGCGCTCACACCCGGCTTTCTCGCAGACCCAGAGATTCTATTCTTAGACCCCGCTTTGTAGCCGCCCCTGCCCCCTTTGTTCGCGGTAGAAGAACCAGCGCgatgatcatcatcaccgCCTGGAGTATTTTGTTTTTCCTCGATCTCAGTCCGGtgctcgtcttcctcctcgtcattCACTGACTCAGCCCGAATGCTGGTGATTGGCCCTCTGTCGGACTTTCTCTTCTTACGTGCGCGTGTTGATCCGGAATCAAATCCGTCGTCCGAATCAATCGTCGGCTCTTCGATGGTGATGTGCTGTGCCTTGGAAGGTGGAGTCGGAGGGGACGAACTGGGAAGAGGTCGGTCTACACCAGTGAACGGCAAATTATCGTGAAGGGGGTCTGAATCTGCTTGATCTGGTCCAGGAGGTGGGGATAGTGTAGTCGAACGAGTGGTTGAAATACCCATTTGGCGACCCCATTTCGTCTGGGAACTGTCAATGATTACCGGTTCATCGTCGACGTCCATGGAGTCGTCGGGTGTGTTTTGAGAACGAGTTGTGACAAGGTTATCGACTTCAGGGGTTGTGCGTGAGGCGCCTTCTCGAGCTGGAGAAGCTGGTCCACTCGAATTTTGGGAGTCATCGCGTTCATTAGACAAGTCTTTGCCCTCGGATCTCTCAAGGATTGGTTTCCCTTGCCGGGCAGATTGAGCGAGTAAGGTCTGTATCGACTTTGCCGATGGCCCTTGTGTGGAGCCTCCGCCAACTGTGTAAGTCGATCTGCCAGAAGAATAGCATTCTTCCAGCGCAGCCTACCAGATAGTTTATCAGCATTCATGCCATTGGATAGCACAGTTCGCTCACTTTCAACGCTGTAATTAGGTTGCCTTCGCTGTGTAAAAGGATGGTCCGCTTATCTGGGCTGACGTTGACATCGTACGAATCTGAATTAGGACATCAAATTAGGAGAGAGTTTAACGAGAACCAAAGAATAAACTAACCAGTCGGTATAACAAAGTTAGCAAGAATAAAGGGGTTCTGAGTTGCATTAAAAGATCGGTACACTTCATTGAATGCCTTTTGAACCTTGATATTCATTAGAACCAATAGGAAAAGAGGCAATGGCTAGTGCATTACTTTGTTCATGTTGCATGGACGACCGTTTATGTAGAAGAATTGTCTGTCTGTCCCTGTACGCCCACACCCAAGTGCAAAGTTGGAAATCAACCCTTGAACCCGTACTGGAATGGGTTCAGCGTCCAATGCCTGACTTTACGAGTGTTAGTcccttgaaaaaaaaagtgaatgaGAAAATAGCGCACCTATGAAGTCGTTTCACGCTGGCTCTCTCTCGCTCTACTTCGAAATCAAGATTCAGATCTACAATATTATCCAATGCTCGTGGACCCCATAGTGCAATAACGGATGCACGGCGAGACGCTTCTCCTAGCGTACGGATCTGAACAGATTTTGATCTTCCGTTTGATTCAGTGTGTTCCTGCATATACATCAAAAGCTAACATACCCTTTGTCTGGTTGATTGCTCACTGTCAGCCGAATGCCAGGAGATTCTGCGCATGGGCCCAGTGCATATGCATTCAGGAGCGACAGAGCTTTCCCAAACTCTCGCTTAACATTCCGTTCGAATTCTTTCCTTCGAACAGGTAATGGCTTGAATAGATTGGTCATAGATATAGTTGTACCTTGCTATCTGACATATGTAAGGTGAAGCACAGTAGCAAAAATGAATACTCACAGTTCTCGCAACCTTGCTCTTTGCTTTCACTCTGCCGCCATTATCCATTGTTAACGTTACACCCCGCGGCGCGGTCGTCGGAGTCGCTGTACAGACTGTCATTTCTTCGCTCAGGGCGCATAACGATGAAAGTGCTTCTCCCCGAAAACCAAAGGTACGGACGGTTGTCAGATCGGAGAATGTTTCGAGCTTGGAGGTGTGGTGCTTGAGAGCTATAATGAAATATAAACGAACCGACGCGTTTTTCGCGTAAATTTCGTACCTATACTGTCATGGTCCTCTTCCTTTATTCCTGAACCATTGTCTACCACCTCCACTGAAGCCAATCCGTAGTTTTTAAACCGAATTTCTGGTACTCGAAGTTCAGACAGAGCGACCATGATAGAATCATGGTATATCTCACCAACATTGGTGGATCCAGCATCGATACTGTTTTCAAGTAACTCTTTAACTGCAGTTTGAAGATCCACAACAACCTGTCCCGACGTAATGCGATGAATCGATGTCTTGTCAATAGGTTTGATGCCACTAGAGTTAGACATGTTGAGATTAAGAGCAAAATGAAAAGATATCAAGAAGATTCAGGGATATTCTCTTAGGTCATGAAATATGTTAAATGCTGAATGAAATTTCCAAAGGTAAAATGAAGTGTCCGGGGAATAGTAGTCAATGATTGTGTTACACAAAGTTTTGGTTAGAATGAATTATGAAGTGGCTCTGAAGTTGTTTGTGCGTGTTGATGTGACAACCTTGTTCGCCTCAACTCTGCATATTTTTTCAACAACTTTTCGCATGCATCTCCATCCTACTACTTATAGTACATTGAGCCCAGTGCTTCGTGCAATCGTCCGGAGCTTCACATAGATAAGAGTTTTTCATTTACGATTCTTCGGACCCCTTTGAGACCAGAATCTCCTACTTAGCCTGTATGTATCAATTGCGACTTCCTCATCTACGTGATATCTACTCACACTGGTGACCAGTGGTTCTTTGGAGTTCTCAATTCCCAAGCGAATGTAATATGTATTGCAATTCTAATTTTTGATCCTTTGCCTCCATATCACCTTTCATCGATGCGACTCCGACGCTAGAAGCCTCTAAAGTTATATTAGAGTTGATCTGTCACTCGAGGCGATTAAGCAAGTTGTAGATCGGGTCCCAGCCTCCCAGGAGGCTGGCAGTGATGTTATAAATGCGCTCATTACGAAACCCGCCAGCTACCCAACTTCTGCTCGCCCACTATGGAACACGACATCGAGGTTTTCCATAGTTTTTGTCTATGGGCAGTGCTCATTGGCAGCATACTGGCGCTGTTTCTGAAGTCAACTCTGGAGAAAAGAGGTTTCATTGAACTAAAGGAATCTTCGGTTGTCGGTTCCACTTTGACCAATGACGACTCTAACACTTTTCTTACCGGCATCGTCCAACCAGAAGATACAGAAGATGGCATTCCTGTTGACGAAGACGCATTTTGGTCAATGGTATGAGTATACTCCTTGTTCTTTCTTGCCCACAATGAGCTTTACTAATTGCATTCCTCTTAGGTATCTCGCAAGAAAGTATTTATGATCATAATCCAAACCATGATTTGTTCCCTAGAGGCAACCACAGTCATCTGGTCATTGAAAAACCATGGGCGGGTTGATCTAGGCCGAGTTCTACCCCATGCAATTTTCCCTCTGTACCTCCTTGGTCTGCAATGTGCATGGCTTATACCTCATAAATCTCGACGCAACCACGCCACGTTACACTCGCACATAACTGTACTTGCATTAACAACAACCGTCTTGGATTTTGTGTCCTTTATCCTTAGGAGAAGGCCTGTTGCAATTAATGAAACTCATGGAGTGCAGTGGATTATTGCCATGATGTACGTGGTATTGACTGGTGTATCATTTTTAATGCCGAGGGGTCCTGGACTTTACTACCCCCATGAACAAGTCTATCCCTTGGATCAGAACTCACGGGACAGTTCCGTCGCGGATGAGAAGGTCAACGTATGTCAATCAGAATGTAAGCATCCACATTGTTGTTAGTCTATTACCGTGTCTCTGCTGACGTGCGCTACATATTCAGCTTGTTCATTCTGGGGCACGCTCGTTTTTTCATATACCCACTCCGTACTCCAATTAGGGAAGCTTATGCGCAACATTGATATTAGCGAACTCCCCGTCCTACCTGCTAGCATGCGAGCACCCCAAAATTTTGTTCGGGCACAACGATTGACGCCCCCAGACGTATCTGTCAATATCACGTCTCACTTATCCTCAGTCGCTTGCTCTCCAAGTTACGCGTTAGGGCGTCGGATAGTGTCCCTCAACGCCGCCTCGTTTATGTTACAGTTCACACTGGCTGTACTGACCGCGGTCACGACTTATGGCCCAGCCTGGTTTTTGCAGATGTTTGTCAAATACCTGGAGACTCCGTTCGCGGATAGGGATATGCAAAAGGGTTGGGTTTTGGTCGTTGGATTGACCATAGCGAGTGTGACCACCGTTTTAAGTGAGTATATGCTAAGATTTTGCAACAAACTTACTACTAACTGTTCGTTTCAGTTTCACAACAGTTGTGGAAAGTCTCGATGAACGACTTAGAAATCCGTATCCGTCTGCAGCTAAATAGCATGCTTTACGCCAAGACGCTCGTTCGCAAGGACACAACATCAGCGTCAACTACCGATTCTTCGGAGGAACATCAGGTGCCGAAAGGAGCGACCGGTGATGAGTTCTCAAGCAAGACACAAGTAATGAATTTGATGACCGCGGATGTGGATCGAGTATGCGACTTTTCATGGCACATCTTCACACTTGTTGGTGGGTAtctcatttcttttttttttggcttttcaATTGTAGGCTAACATGCATGTAGATTCACCTATAGAAATTTTCGTAGGACTTGGGATCCTCTATAACCTTCTTGGTAAGAGGAGCCTTTCCAACACAACCCTTCTGTTGGTGCTTACTGATGTTGCAGGGATGTCGAGCGCCATAGGACTTAGTACACTCTTGTTCATCATTCCAATAAACCAACTCACAGGCAGAACGCTCATTTGTAAGTGTCGCAGCGGTGAAGTTTTAACACAAGGCATATACTAATGTTAAATCGCTGTCAATAGCTACACAAGAAAACCTAATGAAAACCAGAGACGAAAGGGTCGGCGTAATGAACGAGGTATGGCAGTCTCTTTATGGATCCCTTCAAAAGATAATCGTTAGTACCATAGATTCTTGGAGGCATTCGTATGATCAAAGTTTGTGGTGTTATTCACTAATCCATTAAATTAGCTAATGACATGGACGTATACATCTAGTTTATGGCCTGGGAACGCAACTTCAGTAGAAGAGTGCTGGACATCCGTGAAAAGGAATTAAAATACCAAAAAAGGGCTTTTATTGTTGAGGTGAGCTCTCACACCCCCCCGCCCCCCCATATAATCCGGCATTCTTATACTTGCGGTCTTTCAAACAGGTCCTCTGGACCGTACTTTGGTGAGGATAACTCCATTGAGTGTGATCCAAATTACCGATGTGTGCCTAACTCCACAACAGGAGCGCTTCACCAATCCTCGTCATTTTGGTGACGTTTTACCACTTCACGGTTATCCAAAAGCAGCAATTGACCCCCTCTATCGCATTTCCATCGGTATGAGCTCATTTATCTGCGTGTTTTTCGCATGTTGCTGACTTGGTTGTAAATGTGATGTCAGATTATTGGTACGCCGAATGAGATCATCACAGTCCACAAATCCTTGTGTTAAATTCAATTCTAGTGTTCTCTACCCTGAAGTTCGCATTGAATAGTTTGCCGGAAACCTTTGCTAAATTAATGCAGGTAATTTCTCTGACAAATGTTCGTTATTCAATTCACGGACTGACTGCAAACCCCTGTGGTGTCTTTTAGAGCTTGGTTTCCCTGCGTAGGATTGCTACGTACCTTCAGTCTTCAGAGCGAGATGTCGTACCTGCATATCTCAGTGTCCATGCATCCGCAACTACATCCATCGCTTTCGAAAATTGTACTGTTACATGGCCGAAGCTTGCGCCTTCAACATCTCCGCTTTTTTCGCTCTCTAAAATTAATGTGGCGTTTCCAGCTGGAAAGCTGACATTGGTCTGCGGCAAAGTTGGCTCAGGCAAAACCCTCCTCTTACTAGGTAATATAATTTTGGGTCCAACAAGTGATATACCCACTCGTTAATTCGTAAAACTAATGTTTCAAATCGAATAGCTTTACTCGGCGAAGCGGAGGTTCTGGACGGAAATATCCGTTGTCCACGAACTCCTGCCGACTTTCAAGCTTCTGTTTGTAGTCGACCCGTGCGCGATGAGGATTGGATAGTGGAGGGAGTTTGCGCCTATGTGCCACAGGTAAGCGCCTCTTTTGGCATATATGCAATGTATACTCACCAAGATCCCTCAATGGCTCGAAGATTGCATGGCTCAGAAATGCTTCTATCAGAGGTACATATCCATCTTCCAATAATGTATGCTTCTGAAGCTTGACCATAATTACATTTCAGATAACATCCTCTTTAATCTGCCATACAAACATTCTCGTTATCAAAAGACTCTAGCTGTAAGTAGATTATGAATTCTTGCCGAAGGCTTAGAAGCTCATCTTTATGTTTTCTGGCTACTAGGCTTGTGCGTTAATCAATGACTTGAAGATCCTTGAAGATGGGGACTTGTCCGAAATTGGTGAGAGTGGGGTACGTTCAAATACATATTTATTTGCAGGGTTCCGCTTAATTATTTATTCCAGGTGAACCTTTCCGGTGGACAGAAAGCGAGAGGTAAGATCCCCTTTAGATTGAACAATCTCTCCTATCTCATCGCTCGCGTTAAAGTTTCCTTGGCAAGAGCCGTCTATTCTCGTGCCTcgaatctatttttagacgacGTCCTTTCAGCTGGTGAGGACAGTTCATTTTGTCGAAAAGACGAATTATTCTCATTGAAAACCCGTGTCCCTAGTCGATGCTCACACAGCAGACCACATTTACCAAGAATGTTTCAAAGGCGAATTAATGAAGGGTCGTACTGTAATCTTGGTTTCACATCATGTTCACCTCTGTGCACCCCAGGCCGACTATGTTGTTGCTCTTGAGAATGGAGCAGTCGGATTTCAAGGAACCCCTGAATCATTCCTTACCTCTGACTTTGGAAATAGTCTTGTTATGTCTGCGCCTTCAAACCTTTCGGATACGGATACAGACCATGAATCTATTCTATCCTTCGAACCTAAGACTGACATTGTAGCGTCAACGCTATCTACTTCGGAAACTTGCAATTCCACAACTATCTGCACGGAGGAACAGGTTCAAAAAGGTTCTCCAAGGAGAtttgtggaggaggaactaCGTGCCGTAGGATCTGTCAAGAACCATGTTTGGTATACGTATTTTTGCGCCTGTGGGTCACTTTGGTATTGGTCTCTGTTCTCATTTATCATGGTCGCCGCGGCAATATCCCCGGTATTCGAGAACAGCTGGCTGAGGTAAGACCTTCAAttgcctttctttctttcgcCCCTTAATACTTTATTCATAGACGATGGGCGAGTGGACAGTCGTTAGACCAGGGCCATGACCCTATCTACTACATCACTGTCTATGCAGCTATCGCTACGACCGGCATCGTAATGGGCGGCTTGAGGTGGTTTGCCCTCTACTATGGTTCATTGAAGGCATCGAGGATTCTTTACTCGCAGCTTCTGGAGGCCGTACTGTTTGCGAAAATTAGGTTCCATGACACAGTCTCCCGAGGCCGACTACTTAATCGGTTTGGGAGGGATTTCGAGGGTACGACATACCTTATTTACCCCTTTACGGTGTCTAATAATATCGACGGCCTCCAGTTGTTGACAGTCATCTTTCAAATGACCTTGGTCAAGCTTTGACGTTGTCGATGGCAACTGTAACATCCCTTATCACCATTGTGGCCGTAGTGGGATGGCCCTTTTTACTCGCAATGGTCGTTTTGGGAGTTGTGTACCTGAAAGGTACGTATTAATCTTTGAGAATCTGGTGGTGTTCTAATGTCATGTCCATCCAAACAACGCACACCACATATATTTGCCATAGCATCCAAGGTATGCTCAGTTATTGCACTCAAGGTCACATTCACTGATTTGTGGCAAAATAGCTTTATGGTCAGGCTTGTCGCGAATTGAGGAGATTAGGTGCGTCGCTATTGATGACAATGATGTTTCTTGCTGAGACATTTCTTTACATTATTAATCAGAGTCTACTTCCCGATCGCCACTATATTCTCTCTACGGAGAAACCATATCTGGAGTTACTGTCATAAGAGCTTTCGGGGCTAGCTCTGTGTCGATGAGAAACATGTTACGTTGCCTTGATATGGTATGTTTCAAACGCTTCAGTAACAAGTCGATTTATCTCTTACTTTTCTGCGCGAACAGAATACTACTCCCTTTTATTGGATATGGAATGGTAAGTATCTTCAAAGTTCTTGTGCCGCATTCTTGATATAGAGGAATCTTCACAGCCAATCGTTGGGTATCTACGCGCTTCAGCCTGATATCAAGCACGATTGTTTCAATATCCGCtttgatttgtttggtgACTCCGTCAGTTAGTGCTTCGCTAGCAGGTTTCATCCTTACCTTTGCTTCCACGATAAGCGAAGACATTCTTTACGCAGTAAGGTCGCGCTGTTACTTTATGTGCGGTAGTACTCATATATTTCACCAGGTGCGCTTCTTTGTACAGCTAGAGCAATCTATGGTAAACCA
This portion of the Psilocybe cubensis strain MGC-MH-2018 chromosome 12, whole genome shotgun sequence genome encodes:
- a CDS encoding ABC transporter 7 translates to MEHDIEVFHSFCLWAVLIGSILALFLKSTLEKRGFIELKESSVVGSTLTNDDSNTFLTGIVQPEDTEDGIPVDEDAFWSMVSRKKVFMIIIQTMICSLEATTVIWSLKNHGRVDLGRVLPHAIFPLYLLGLQCAWLIPHKSRRNHATLHSHITVLALTTTVLDFVSFILRRRPVAINETHGVQWIIAMMYVVLTGVSFLMPRGPGLYYPHEQVYPLDQNSRDSSVADEKVNVCQSESCSFWGTLVFSYTHSVLQLGKLMRNIDISELPVLPASMRAPQNFVRAQRLTPPDVSVNITSHLSSVACSPSYALGRRIVSLNAASFMLQFTLAVLTAVTTYGPAWFLQMFVKYLETPFADRDMQKGWVLVVGLTIASVTTVLISQQLWKVSMNDLEIRIRLQLNSMLYAKTLVRKDTTSASTTDSSEEHQVPKGATGDEFSSKTQVMNLMTADVDRVCDFSWHIFTLVDSPIEIFVGLGILYNLLGMSSAIGLSTLLFIIPINQLTGRTLISTQENLMKTRDERVGVMNEILGGIRMIKFMAWERNFSRRVLDIREKELKYQKRAFIVEVLWTVLWSASPILVILVTFYHFTVIQKQQLTPSIAFPSIIVFSTLKFALNSLPETFAKLMQSLVSLRRIATYLQSSERDVVPAYLSVHASATTSIAFENCTVTWPKLAPSTSPLFSLSKINVAFPAGKLTLVCGKVGSGKTLLLLALLGEAEVLDGNIRCPRTPADFQASVCSRPVRDEDWIVEGVCAYVPQIAWLRNASIRDNILFNLPYKHSRYQKTLAACALINDLKILEDGDLSEIGESGVNLSGGQKARVSLARAVYSRASNLFLDDVLSAVDAHTADHIYQECFKGELMKGRTVILVSHHVHLCAPQADYVVALENGAVGFQGTPESFLTSDFGNSLVMSAPSNLSDTDTDHESILSFEPKTDIVASTLSTSETCNSTTICTEEQVQKGSPRRFVEEELRAVGSVKNHVWYTYFCACGSLWYWSLFSFIMVAAAISPVFENSWLRRWASGQSLDQGHDPIYYITVYAAIATTGIVMGGLRWFALYYGSLKASRILYSQLLEAVLFAKIRFHDTVSRGRLLNRFGRDFEVVDSHLSNDLGQALTLSMATVTSLITIVAVVGWPFLLAMVVLGVVYLKASKLYGQACRELRRLESTSRSPLYSLYGETISGVTVIRAFGASSVSMRNMLRCLDMNTTPFYWIWNANRWVSTRFSLISSTIVSISALICLVTPSVSASLAGFILTFASTISEDILYAVRFFVQLEQSMIAVERIDEYVKVESEAPEFTDAIIPKNWPSKGEVKCQDLSVRYAPHLKDALSQISFTINAGEKIGVLGRTGSGKSTLALSLFRFIEVSAGHIFIDDLDISKIGLTDLRSALNIIPQDSTILSGTLRSTLDIFGLHTDAEIYDALRRVHLIPSSSNVLESGHNPSNKFTNLDANVSESGDNFSMGCVLPPLPVMYPVTLKPPFNREKQLICMARALLKRAKILVMDEATASVDYATDEHIAKVISEEFAETTIITIAHRIRTVIDYDRVMVLDEGRVIEYDSPASLLQNSRSIFYHLCKSTGPEEFEVLKLLAGVKRTEKREQTPIETL